The nucleotide sequence tgcattcttttttattttttattacacatgcacataaatatatgtactatgTATTATGTTTTGTGCGCGTTGACTGCATGCCAGTGTCTTTCCATTGCTTCGCTTCATTTTAGGGCGTGCACAAATATTCGAAGCATCTgtagtttaatttttaacattaacattaaaattaattttttttataaatttaaatagggaataaaaataataaataaaatattagaaaattgtCTGAATGTATTCAAAacactattatttttatttttctttttattttttacttatttgtttatCAAACATACAACCAAAAAGTTTTTCTACAGTGTTTGAACTTATAGCTACTATTCTTAATAATAACATAGTGTAAGTAAACATAAAGGTAATGTGGAATTAGCAGCgggatataaaatataaagaatgTTGAAGTTGTGCAAGCATGGAAATAGAAGAGAAGAGAAAAGATAAACAAATGGAAAAgatatacgtaaatattagCAACTATTGGCAGCAAAGTAATATATTAGTTCAATTCTAAAGAGCGGTGTGCAtctgattattttgattttcaatggTAGGTGGTTCCAAAGACGGACagcaaggacaaagaactgaCGTTTTAATGTTAGGTAACTGTATTTCATACTAAGTAAGTTAAGAGATCGTGACGATTTTGCAAATTTAAGTCGGCCCATAAAAAATAGTGGGGTTAAGATAGTAGCATACgtcgatgacttggtcctgatggcatcgggaccgtttccctcagtcatggctgagattttggaaaggatgagctgccacttgcggcctccgagtcaactctgacaaaaaggagctggtgctatttaccaaaaaatatataccttcACCCTTTCGACTTCAAACAACCCCGTTCTACCGCTCttatcggaagttaggtatcttggtgtgatacttgactccaaactccattgcaagctacacattgaaaatcgggttaaGAAGGCTAacatagccttctactcctgcaaatctatgttcggtaaaaaatggggactcaagtcGCAGGTCGTGCTATGGATGTACAACGTAGTGgtattgccaattttaacgtatgcctagtttggtgggaagttctttggaagggctataataacaCTAAACTGGGGACGGTGCAAAGGATTgcttgcattggcatcaccggagcatgtaaaacttgcccagTACTGCCCTGAATGTCTttttgcacttactttccatcgacttttatgttatttccatcgcagctcaaagtgcaatcaggccTCTGGAAGCAACCTCTCAAGgggcatggtagcattttcgggcagttaacaccgtatttctccaaaattcgaacagatctctctatctgcaaactagagtttggggtcgtgctagggcaatctttccaaataggcagaatTGGATCGACGGAAAAATCTGCATCGAAGCTTGCACCTTTGTCTTCACTggcggctccaagatggaattaggagtcggagcaggggttttctctaaatcagccaatttatctatctctttaaactgccgaacactgctagtgttttttaaacagaagtctttgcgatcctgcaggcatgcaaaatgcttagggaacgcgggagcgagggacatattaacattttctccgacagtcaagccgcgattaaggctctgtcGACGCCATGGttcagaacgaaattagtaaggaggagattaaatctcttgggtgtgcaggtaacatttctctgataggggttccaggacataggaatatagagggaaatgaaattgctgatgagtttgCCAGGGAGGGGACTGAATAGGCCTGAGAGTCCTCCTACCctgtcatcggcatccccctgatagttgttaaaggggaattgcacaaattatttctcaagaaagcacagaaaagatggaggagctccatttcttcatgagcTACTTTGAAAATCCTTGGGCTCCAGTACTGTATACGGagaactcagaaagttcttCAGACTCCTCACTATTAAATTTCCAAGCTCGTGGCTGTGTTTACTGGTCACtggatgatcggcacacacgcgaaaaaactagtttaccatttaactcccattgcagaagccgTATCAATCTTTCAgaaaaggagactgttgagcaatttctctgtaaatatccgggttaggcagctagacgactaaggcaCTCCCAagcaatctcctccattatatcaacagctctggctgacagtagatatctgcctattggaggtatcataatggtatcaaaacagtgCTTTAGTGCAACTTGAGGAGTACTAGATAATAGTGGGGACcaacacttcaaccatttcacctacctacctaagtcgGTCCATAAGGTATTTGGGCACCACAGAAATAATGACTTTGTGGAGAAGTGTTAAAAATGTTAACTTTAGCAAGACATTAAATCGtatgaagaatattagttaaaaaaagcGGGTATACGCTCGTGGCTTTTTATACAGTACACGTATCTAGCAACATTGTTGTAAAAGACATTAAGCTCATTACGACATAGACTATCACAATCGGCATATAGTTCACAACCATAAAGTAACATTGGTAATAAGAAAGTTTTTATTCAAAGCAAACGAATTTAGTGCTGAGTAGTCCATAATGATCGTAGCACACCACAGACTTTGCCTACTGCACTATAGATGTGGTTATTCTATTAAAAGTTATTTCAAGGTTCTTTGCAGTGtccacaaattttataattgaattgtttagTATCATTTCATTGCAGTTGTCAAGTTTAAATTCCTTTTTGTAAATAACGATGCATTGCGATTTGTTTGGATTTAAAAGCAAACTATTATCGCAGACCCACTTGTTAAAGTTTTTTAAGTCAGTGTTGAGGTTATTAATACATTTACTGATGGACACAAAAGGACAACTAACATACAACTGAACATCATGGGCATGAACatgaatattacaatattttagaatattttagtaCATTTGGAAGACCATTGACGTATAGTACAAACCAATGGCGGACCAAGAATAGAACCATGGGGAACAACACCCTTTGTTATAGGCAAATAGCTGGATAAGCTGTATCTGGCACATACAACTTGCATACCATCACTAAGGAATGATTTTATTAGATACAATGCTGACgctgaaaagttgaaaaatttatcAAGTTTCAAGTCAAGTAGTCCGTGATCAACAGTGTCGAAAGCTTTCGAATGGTCCAgaagcgttaaaaaagttacGAGGTCGATTTTAAGTCTGACATCATCTGAAATCTTAATAAAAATCTTAAGCTGCAACAAAGGGAGGAGAAGTCCCGGATGCCTTTAAGATAAAAATGTTGGACAAGTTCCCTAAAAAATATGTGGTTTAGCAAACCATCTGCCAGTGTCGTATGCAAAGCAAAGCGTTCATTACCACAGACCCAAAAACCAAGACATTTATTTGAAGGAGTGTCCGCAAAAACGTTTGCTGTCATTCATAAAACAACATAGAGGCTCAGTTCTGTTGTGGCctgaaccacaaaaaaaaacacaactcaCCAAGAAAACCCAAAGAAAATTGCTaaaactgaaaaagaaattaaaaatgagcagcggtttaaaattaattagcaGAGAGCAGCAGATACTGACCAAAAACTGATGTCCATCGCCTAATGAAAAGAGTTAAATCTAAATTGCCCCATTTTATTTACAACAAAGAGTATTGAAATGagtattttctttaacatattacgtttattatattatatatgaagaagaaaataaaatacaaatagttTTGATAGGGGTGGACAGAGAcccaaaaaaatgatgattttcaataatttttttttgttagtcagttgctttattttagaaaaataaagacatagcattaatacatcatggtttaacttaacttaagcaaaaaaattaaaaaaaaaaaatttataacttaaaagttatagctgttcgtgtggagctcgtttctccagaagtctcttgcggtgatcatcataaGTTCTTGGAGATTCaattaaaatcaatcggacgggagaaattagttttattattaaacaatcttgtgcctgatcgaaggttttttcaatattaacaatatggcggggactcaggaaatatttttcagattttcgataaaaaaaaaacaaaaattaattgtttaaaaaaaaagcgagttttttggaaaaaaggcCCTCGATTAGGCGCGAGTTTTTaacgtttttcaaaagcagtacaaattttattgaaatctaccaaagcGGTTTTTGAGTTACAGTTCCcagcagttcaaaaaacataattttgagaTACCAGCATTTGAAATTTGGCCATCGATATATGTAGAGTTATATGCCCTTtgctaattgttgaataactcgaaaagtatttgtcggattcacttcaaattttcacacaatatttttaagatactataccTCAAATTATATACcacaaattttttggaaattctaaataaattttcgcCCGATTAATACTTTCCGAAAATTTGATGTAAAAACGATAAGAAACTAggatattttttctcaaaaatgatTGAACTATGATTTTCtagtaattattaaaacaaaattataatatataattttacgaGACCGTTAAGTAAGTGGATATTTCATCTAAACATTAatgtattttctaaattttgtcagTTTATTGACTCCAAacaattaagttttttaattgtttcatattatattactgtcttgaaatttttattcgttttttgtttttatttatttacagaattatatattaatacattTAGGAAAATTCACGATTAGAAGTTTTTAGTTCTTGGTTAgcaaagttaaaacaaaaaataggtattatttatgaatttttcgtaacaaattgtaattttttttataagtattatttatgaaaaagaaatcgTAAACTTAAAAAGTTTACCTAGTTTTCAttcttttagaaattttttagtaagtatttttatttaatttaactatacattttttttaacatataagtTAGATTAATTACTAACTTATTCACTTTCagctttaactttaactttttgtGGGCAACCCTAATAGAAAtttccataaatattttttgttaattttctataatttttttttttttttggctttcatCTCAGCTGTTTATGTATGGAtgtaattgtatttatttctgcTATAgcgtataaatttatttcaattgctTTCATGAATTGCCCTTCCTCAAGGTCCCCACGTTTATCTTCGTATGGCTGCAGTCGGAGCGGAAGCAAGgcttattctttttatttaagaCTACCAATCCAATGTATTTCGGTATGTTGATAATTCTGAGGCGTCATTGAtaaaattgttattgttttttttttatatttatatatatgtacccaTTTATTTTGTATACGATTAGAAAAACAGCTTTGTACTCTAATACTTTTGGTTCTAACGACAGAATGAGTTATAAACTTTGCTGATCTCATAAGGCACTCTGGTGCTCAATGACCTTTCACTATTTACGCTTATTACTGAGGAATGCCTTGCTAAGAATTTTGAATATCGCCCTCATTTCAGTTTTGTAACGTCAAACTAATTCTATCAAGGCTTACAACTCAATAACTCTGCTCCCGCCAATACAATTTATTGAGTCGTGGCAAAGTGCTTTGCAAACTTGTAAGTTTCGTACTGTTGCTGGTAATTTCTCAGAATAAGTTGAACAAAAGtgccataaatatatatttacgcgGGCAGCTGATTTAACAATCTACATGCATCAAGTCCTatgtgataaaaaatatttgcatttatataattttttctttcttttgcaaatatctcttgtgcatacacacatttaaGTACAGCGTCTAGTGTTTTTTACGTGAGTACCTGCTGGCGACAGCTAAAACCCACGGTAACCAAAGGCAcgcggatcaaaacaatgcgttgatcagcgcccccaAATGCAAAAAGCATTTAAGGTAccaattggcagtgtggcatggacacactaaccgtcttggtagggctcgaggcctacccaaacctctgccgttctgaagccaaaggctctacccgcgctttaggtctcaaccacagcctccacgaaaacctccccgaaggacCGTTCCcaagaacaggtcagagcgaactctgagggctcctgttctccgtggtaccgagttatgGTCTCCGATAAGACATCGTGCCCGAAGACACTGCCAGTTGAGCacccatactactcaggcactggtaaacctagattttagtcgccttttacgacaggcataccttacctcgggcatattctaacccctgcaccgctggggggacATTTAAGTACAGTAGGATCTGCAATTATAAGGCATCCCAAAGAGTATAGATATATAGCTGATATAGATATATAGCTGATATATATTTGTGCTgtggtcttgatgttgttcctcaaatggagggacctacagtttcaagccgactccgaacggcagatatttttatgaggagctttttcatggcagaaatacacttggaggtttgccattgcctgccgaaggccgaccgctattagaaaaatgtttttctgaattttggtgtttcaccgagattcgaaccaacgttctctctgtgaattccgaatggtagtcacgcacctgaccattcggctacggcggccgcgatattccttacacgattttggtcgtcgagtttaataaagcgccgCAGTCGTTTAtatctcgtgctaaccggcgccagtcggaaacaccaagtgaagccaagtccttctccatctgatctttccaacacagcggtggtcttcctcttcctctgctacttttagagccggagcgtttgtttccattcggacgacatgacccagccaacgcagCCGCTGGTtctttattcgctgggctatgtctatgacgtcgtaaagctcatacagctcattgttccatcacctgcgatactcgccgttgccaacgtgcaaaggtccaaaaatcttgcctagaatctttctctcaaacaatcCAAGGGACTCCtgatcggatgttgtcatcgtctacgCTTCTGctccatacgttaggacgagcatgatgagagtcttgtagagtgttagttttgttcgtcgagagaggacttcacTACTCATTTGccaacttagtccaaagtagcacttgttgtcaagagagattctactttggacttccaggctgacattattatagatgttaatgctggttcctaagtaaatGAAGTCGACATCATAACTGTAACAGTGACGTGGCTGTCGATACGTGagagcgccgactgtttgtttgatgataggaggtacttcgttttgtcttcgttcaccaccagacccattcgcaatgcttctttatccagtttacaaaagttattatttatgattgtttaaaaaacaatatagtagttttttaacgttttttatgTGAATTATGCAACTCAATTGAAGAGGCGTAAATTATTGCAAGAACTTTTGTTTGTACGTTTTCGTTTGAGCACTTATTTTCTTGgacatttgatttatttgtaacTAAGTTCTGCTTGATGTTGCTTTACTTGTTTTCAAAGGGTCATACGAAATACTCGTCCGAAATATTCGTTTTCGCGTTTATAAGAGCCTCAGACGTTATTTCTTTCCGATTTAGGAGCAATCACTATTCTAAATGTTGGGAGGGACATGCTTTGTGAAAAAGTTCTTTTGTCTTTAgaagcatttaaaatttatttgatgaaaaGTGAGCTCCATTCATATActtctataaaaattaaaaggcaTTGATTTTATAAATCCTGATTTCAAATGCCACAAAATTGCCCGACAAAAAGAATCAAATTGTGCACCTTAAAATGCGGTAGAAGGTTAGGTCTTGGCCCAGCACTAATTGCCTCTGTAActattaatttaattcattcattaagttcacaaaattctaaaattgtGCAAATCAGTTTATGTACGCAATTGTAGTGAATACCCCAGTGCAATGCGCCGCTTTGAACTTATCTTTCCGTACGAAGCATTGAGCAGCTGCTGATAAAACGCAATGGCTTATATTTGCGCAGATTTATTACTGTACggacatatgtatttttatatatacccatttatatgtatgcatatatttatatatttgcacAAGTCTATATCTGCAAACTTGCATCCACTTCCTTGATCGCTTGAGACGCTGCAGACTTTCCGACTTTCAACTGATTGTGAATTGCCTTCAACTTAGTTATGGAATTTAGTTGACTTACAACGGTCGCTTCGTAAGTGTCTTCCTTTCGCGAAAATGGCGCGAGTtgtgaaattaatacaaactCTCTTTATCCTTTTGCCGGTATTAAACGGATTACTCGCACCGACACCCGTCGACGCCACTGAGGACATTACACTGAAATGCGATGAATTTGAGCGCATGTACGAGATGTCGGCGAGTGAGGCATATTGCACAGTCTCCGGCTTCGTTGTGTCGCACAGTCAAATcgtgaaaatgcaaaaatacgCCAAAGCGAATAATACGAAATTTATGAAGTTTTACGATTCGCGGTTATTATATGTACCCTTCAAGTTGTTTGATGTGTTTGCATGTCTGAAGACGCTGGATGTGTCCTTCACCGAAATTTTGGATGTGCCACGCAATACTTTTGGCGCAGCAGGCAACTTGACCGTGCTTAAtatgagcaacaacaacatcactCAAATTACCACATCTGTTTTTATGGGCGCTAGCAATTTGATGAGGCTCGACCTCAGCCACAATCACATTGAGCTGTTGAATGAGAATGCTTTCAGAGGTTTGAGCAGTTTGGACAAGCTGCAACTTTCATACAATTCAATTCATGAGCTGCCAAAAGATCTATTAATAGAAAATCAGTATCTGGAAGCGATAGCGATAAACAATAATCAATTGGAGTACATAGAACCGGAAGTGTTTAATCGGCTGCGACGCCTCAACGATGTCAACTTGTCCTACAACAACATCCATCGCATACATCCTGACAGTTTTCAGGCTGCGTATGGATTGGAAAGCTTGCTATTGACCTCTAATAACTTAACTGAATTCGAGTTGAGTAACAAGAGTATTCTGTCGCAGCTGCAAGTGGATTACAACAATTTGACGCGCATCTTCATCAACGGCACAAAATATGTGCGTGCCGATCACAATCGCATTGCCGAGGTACAAATGATCAATACACTCTTTCTGGAAACGCTGTTGCTCGGCTCCAATAACCTGAGTGATATCGCTAACATCACCAATATAACCGGTCTGCTTCAGCTCGACGTGGCCAA is from Anastrepha ludens isolate Willacy chromosome 4, idAnaLude1.1, whole genome shotgun sequence and encodes:
- the LOC128859848 gene encoding toll-like receptor 7 → MARVVKLIQTLFILLPVLNGLLAPTPVDATEDITLKCDEFERMYEMSASEAYCTVSGFVVSHSQIVKMQKYAKANNTKFMKFYDSRLLYVPFKLFDVFACLKTLDVSFTEILDVPRNTFGAAGNLTVLNMSNNNITQITTSVFMGASNLMRLDLSHNHIELLNENAFRGLSSLDKLQLSYNSIHELPKDLLIENQYLEAIAINNNQLEYIEPEVFNRLRRLNDVNLSYNNIHRIHPDSFQAAYGLESLLLTSNNLTEFELSNKSILSQLQVDYNNLTRIFINGTKYVRADHNRIAEVQMINTLFLETLLLGSNNLSDIANITNITGLLQLDVANNPIGPVNITTFDRLKRLRMLSLRDIGLQHLTFGMLSKQLSLESLDLSYNNLTELNLDIFVPYLSNLRYLFVDGNNLTEVQGKGGFSYAFPNLSKLGVSRNRFNCTYLHTLLVPPQLSTSVMLHIEPEESAAERAHIRDVSCISNTMATEKASLQEVEHELNDMNSLQKALQQSMNTLRLHEQRLELYLLLMKIALLAMIVLLIGVVTVYAWKIKRRDYFTRRGASIVFHSSATVNSNMEH